From the genome of Colius striatus isolate bColStr4 chromosome 15, bColStr4.1.hap1, whole genome shotgun sequence, one region includes:
- the SSUH2 gene encoding protein SSUH2 homolog isoform X1, protein MEKRELMRKEDLLSCGSPDHAAAPLPDTPGLAAGPHPGTEPSAPPQELLASGLSAGCEYSPALFPPKPMVFQAEESILYISVDEAKDAFVQFMSSKCCSRSVPAEQLEVQSLTALNTYRYQLQTFTESRSTLPASEPYRGGFVDSPEVAVPPGPWDVAVTPPPLFTDCEMHVPVPHTYRVQGCPCCAGTGRAPCSHCGGSAKSTCVFCGGSGRDSHSYDTYSSCPGCGGSGRMRCVFCHGKGWVPCARCDMKGLLLCHSELTITWRNRLAEYVVDKNQGFPLSRFQEVTGKQLFSDEDYLLRPLAFPLPVLRGAESCLALHQMQVSGETRILRQKHAVELIPLTKAEYDWKGKGYSFYVFGNEKQVYAEDYPGKCCCAIL, encoded by the exons ATGGAGAAACGTGAGTTGATGAG GAAGGAGGATCTGCTGAGCTGTGGGAGCCCAGACCacgctgctgctcctctccccgaCACGCCAG GTTTGGCTGCAGGTCCCCATCCTGGCACAGAGCCCTCTGCACccccccaggagctgctggcctcagggctcagtgcag GGTGTGAATACTCTCCTGCTCTGTTCCCTCCAAAACCCATGGTGTTTCAAGCAGAAGAGAG CATCTTATATATTTCTGTGGACGAAGCCAAAGATGCCTTTGTCCAGTTTATGAGCAGCAAATGCTGCTCCAGGAGCgtcccagcagagcagctggaggtGCAGAGCCTGACTGCACTGAACACGTACCGG TACCAGCTGCAGACGTTCACGGAGAGCAGGAGCACTCTGCCAGCCAGTGAGCCCTACAGGG GTGGGTTTGTGGACTCTCCAGAGGTGGCTGTGCCCCCAGGACCCTGGGATGTGGCCGTGACCCCCCCTCCTCTGTTCACTGACTGCGAGATGcatgtgccagtgcctcacacCTACAGGGTCCAG ggctgtccctgctgtgctggaaCTGGCCGTGCCCCGTGCAGCCACTGCGGAGGCTCCGCCAAG AGTACCTGTGTTTTCTGTGGAGGCAGTGGCAGGGACTCTCACAGTTATGACACTTACAGCAGTTGCCCAGGCTGCGGCGGTTCAGGACGGATGAG GTGCGTTTTCTGCCATGGGAAGGGCTGGGTGCCCTGTGCCCGCTGTGACATGAAGGGCCTCTTGCTCTGCCACTCTGAGCTGACCATAACCTG GAGGAACAGACTCGCAGAATATGTTGTGGACAAGAACCAGGGGTTCCCTCTGTCCCGCTTCCAGGAGGTCACGGGCAAGCAGCTCTTCAGTGATGAAGACTACTTG CTGCGGCCCCTGGCCTTCCCCCTGCCCGTTCTGCGgggtgcagagtcctgccttGCCCTGCATCAGATGCAGGTCTCGGGAGAGACACGGATCCTGAGACAG aaaCATGCTGTTGAGTTAATTCCCCTCACTAAGGCTGAATACGACTGGAAAGGGAAGGGATATTCCTTCTATGTCTTTGGTAATGAGAAGCAAGTGTATGCAGAGGATTAcccagggaagtgctgctgtgccatCCTGTGA
- the SSUH2 gene encoding protein SSUH2 homolog isoform X2, which yields MVFQAEESILYISVDEAKDAFVQFMSSKCCSRSVPAEQLEVQSLTALNTYRYQLQTFTESRSTLPASEPYRGGFVDSPEVAVPPGPWDVAVTPPPLFTDCEMHVPVPHTYRVQGCPCCAGTGRAPCSHCGGSAKSTCVFCGGSGRDSHSYDTYSSCPGCGGSGRMRCVFCHGKGWVPCARCDMKGLLLCHSELTITWRNRLAEYVVDKNQGFPLSRFQEVTGKQLFSDEDYLLRPLAFPLPVLRGAESCLALHQMQVSGETRILRQKHAVELIPLTKAEYDWKGKGYSFYVFGNEKQVYAEDYPGKCCCAIL from the exons ATGGTGTTTCAAGCAGAAGAGAG CATCTTATATATTTCTGTGGACGAAGCCAAAGATGCCTTTGTCCAGTTTATGAGCAGCAAATGCTGCTCCAGGAGCgtcccagcagagcagctggaggtGCAGAGCCTGACTGCACTGAACACGTACCGG TACCAGCTGCAGACGTTCACGGAGAGCAGGAGCACTCTGCCAGCCAGTGAGCCCTACAGGG GTGGGTTTGTGGACTCTCCAGAGGTGGCTGTGCCCCCAGGACCCTGGGATGTGGCCGTGACCCCCCCTCCTCTGTTCACTGACTGCGAGATGcatgtgccagtgcctcacacCTACAGGGTCCAG ggctgtccctgctgtgctggaaCTGGCCGTGCCCCGTGCAGCCACTGCGGAGGCTCCGCCAAG AGTACCTGTGTTTTCTGTGGAGGCAGTGGCAGGGACTCTCACAGTTATGACACTTACAGCAGTTGCCCAGGCTGCGGCGGTTCAGGACGGATGAG GTGCGTTTTCTGCCATGGGAAGGGCTGGGTGCCCTGTGCCCGCTGTGACATGAAGGGCCTCTTGCTCTGCCACTCTGAGCTGACCATAACCTG GAGGAACAGACTCGCAGAATATGTTGTGGACAAGAACCAGGGGTTCCCTCTGTCCCGCTTCCAGGAGGTCACGGGCAAGCAGCTCTTCAGTGATGAAGACTACTTG CTGCGGCCCCTGGCCTTCCCCCTGCCCGTTCTGCGgggtgcagagtcctgccttGCCCTGCATCAGATGCAGGTCTCGGGAGAGACACGGATCCTGAGACAG aaaCATGCTGTTGAGTTAATTCCCCTCACTAAGGCTGAATACGACTGGAAAGGGAAGGGATATTCCTTCTATGTCTTTGGTAATGAGAAGCAAGTGTATGCAGAGGATTAcccagggaagtgctgctgtgccatCCTGTGA
- the CAV3 gene encoding caveolin-3 has translation MAEERAELEERIIIKDQHTKEIDLVNRDPKHINEDVVKVDFEDVIAEPVGTYSFDGVWKASYTTFTVSKYWCYRLLSAILGIPLAVVWGFLFALISFCHIWAVVPCIKSYLIEIQCVSRIYSLCIHTFCDPLFEALSKICSNVRVALRKEI, from the exons ATGGCAGAGGagcgggctgagctggaggagaggaTCATCATCAAGGACCAGCACACCAAGGAGATCGACCTGGTGAACAGAGACCCAAAGCACATCAACGAGGACGTTGTGAAG GTGGATTTTGAGGATGTGATAGCTGAGCCAGTGGGAACATACAGCTTCGACGGCGTCTGGAAAGCCAGTTACACCACCTTCACCGTCAGCAAGTACTGGTGTTACCGGCTGCTCTCTGCCATCCTGGGCATCCCCTTGGCAGTCGTCTGGGGCTTCCTCTTTGCCCTCATCTCCTTCTGCCACATCTGGGCGGTGGTGCCCTGCATCAAGAGCTACCTGATAGAGATCCAGTGCGTCAGCCGAATCTACTCCCTCTGCATCCACACCTTCTGCGACCCGCTCTTCGAGGCGCTCTCCAAGATCTGCAGCAACGTCAGGGTTGCTCTGCGGAAGGAGATCTAA